The genomic stretch GGCAGGCCCGCCGCGTCCACCATGCCGTTCACGATCAGGTCGGCGGATCTGTTCCAGCGCTTCTTCTCGCGCGGGCCGCGCCGCTGCACGTGCGACAGCGCCGCGTGCAGCACCTCGTGCAGCAGCAGGCCGTCGAGCACGTCGCTCGGCAGACTGGCGGCCACCTCGGGGTTCACGTACACCCGCTCGCCGTCCGTGCCCGCCGCCGCCACCTCCCGCGACGGCACGAACTCCGCGTGCAGCAGCAGCGTGGCGAAGAACGCCGATTTGCCCCGCAGCCGCAGGCGCGAGCCGGAGATGAGGCGCTGGAACTCCGGCGTGACGGGGATGGGGGCGCTCATGGCGTGACCCTGGCTGAAGGCTCAGGGCAGAAGGCTGACGGCGTTGGGTGCGTCTGGCCATCTGCCATCTGCCGTCTGCCCCCTGCCCTCACATCCCCTCCGTGAGCTCCAGCGTGCCCTGCACCAGCGCAGCCAGACGCTCGTCGCGGGCGACGAGGTCAGCGAGGTCGGCGAGCTGCCCGATCGCCTGGAACTTGCTGACCAGGGTGGCCACGTACAGCTGCAGCCACTCGGGGCCGGCGGTGTCCGCGAGCCACGTGAAGGCGTGGTACGCCTCGTCGGCGGTGGCGGCGCGGGCGGCGAGGCCCACGACGGCGGCGTAGCGCACGCTGGGCTCGTCCGGCAGCCGCAGGCCGCCGCCACGGCCCTCCAGCACGATGCCGAGATCCGGGAGTTGCTCGTACAGGCGCACGAAGGCGCTGAACTCGGCCCCGGCGGCCTCGCCGATGGCGGGCGCGGCGTCGAGGCCGGCGCGGTGCAGGCGCGACGCCATCTCCCACGCGCGGGGGCTGGGCCACGCGGGCTGCTGCGGGTCGAGGCGATGCAGCAGTTCCGGGCGGAACGTCAGGAACGCGATGACGTGCTCGTGCAGGCCGCGCCCCAGTGCGTACGCGCGCCACGAGTCGAAGTCGGGCCGCACCGTCAGGTGCAGGAAGCGGTTGGCGAGCGGCGCGGGCATGTCGAACACGCTGGCGCGATCCTCCTTGCGGTTCCCGGCAGCCCACACGAACCACCCGTCCGGCAGGACATAGCTGCCCACGCGGCGGTCGAGGATCAGCTGCTGGGCCATGCCCTGCATGGTGGGCGGGGCCATGTTCACCTCGTCGAGGAACAGGATGCCGCGGCCTCCGCGCGGCAGGAACTCCGGCGGGTACCAGCGGCTGGTGCCGCCCCCCTGGCCGTCGGCCTCCGGCACGGGCAGGCCGCGCAGATCCGTAGGCGCGAGCTGCGACAGCCGCACGTCCACGAAGTCGAAGTCGTATTTTGCGGCCACCTGCGCCACGACGGCGCTCTTGCCGATGCCGGGCGGCCCCCAGATCATGGTGGAGAGCTTCAGGTCGCCCGTGACGAGCGAACTCAGGTACGTTTGCAGTTCGGCAGCAGTGAGGCTCACCCGGTCACGCTAGGGCTTTTGTGCTCGGTGGAGCAAGTTCAGACTTGGGGGGGCCGGCACCGCGTGACGGGCCGGATGCCGGAACCGGTGATGGGGACGCCCGCCGGGGGGTGGCGGGCGTCCGGGCGTGGGGGGAGGATCAGTTCAGGACGGCGGTGCAGGTACTGCTGAGCGTGCCGCCTGCGGCTGGGCGCTTGGTCGCCTCGATCTCCAGCGTCCTGCCCAGCCCGTCGGCATACTTGAAGTCCAGGTCGTAGGAGTCGCCGGACTGTATGGGATCACCGATCAGCCAGATCACCTGATGCATGCCGCCCACGTTCTGGTGCCCGAACACGCGGATGGTGCGGTCGCTGGCGACATACGTGGTGCTCAGGGCGGGGCTGGTGAACGTGTAGTCGCCGTTCGCCTGGACGACCAGCGAGCAGTCCGCGCCGCTCAGGGTCTTGCCCGAGTAGGTACCGGCCAGACATGCACTGGCAGCGGGATCGGACGACTGGTTGACCAGCGGGCACGCCACGATTCGGGCACGGATCTGGTTGACCGGAGTCGGGTTCGGATTGGGATTCGGGTTCGGCGTAGCCCCGCCGCCACATGCGGCCAGGACAAGGGGAAGCAGCAGGGTCGGGATGGATCGGCGCATGGGAACACTCCTTGGACGGTGTTGGATGGTGAAGGAACGACGCCCACCTCCGACGGGCGGAGGTGACGCGGGGACAGGACTGGACGGGTCGGCGGCAGGACAGCCGCGACCGGGTCAGGTCACACGGGGGTTACTTGCTGCTACACAGCCAGACCTTGCAGAACAGGGGTGGATCGCCGCCGCCGGTCTCGCTGGCATGGGCGCTGCCCAGCAGCAGGGCGGCGGCCACGGCGAGGGTACGGGTCACGCGGGACGGATCGAGGATTCGGTTCATGACTGGCCTCCTGAAGGCGGGGGATGGTGCGCTGGACGGAGGCTACTGCCGGCGCGATGAAAAAAAACCGGTAGACTTTCGATATGTCACGCGTTACAATTGACGATCCTGCCGCTGTCGAGGTGTTGCTGGATTCGTCCAAGACGCGGCTGCTCGCTCCCTTCATGCTGGAGGCCCAGACGGTCGCGGCGGTGGCCGAGGCGACCGGCTACTCCCACAGCGCCCTGGCGTACTGGGTCAAGCGCTTCGTGAAACTGGGCCTGCTGACCGAGGTAGAGGGCAGCCGCCCCGCGCAGTTCCGCGCGGTCGCGCTGGAATTTCTGGTCGATCCCACCCGCGTCATGCCGCTGGAGGACATGCTGGGGCACCTGAACGGCCCCGGCTGGGAGCGGCTGCTCCAGGGCTACACCCAGGAATACCGCCGGCTGTCGCCAGACTGGCTGGTGCTGCTCCAGGCCACGCCCCAGGGAGCGCTGATCCGCCGCGAGGTCACACCCCTGCAACTGGCGCAGGCCTCGGCCGGCGGCTGGGACGCGCCGCTGAACGAGTGGGGGGTGATGCGCCTGCGCCGCGAGCAGGCCCGTGAACTGCGGGAGCGCATGCTGGCATTGGTCATGGAGTATTTCGAGCAGGCCTCGGAGTCGCAGGGCGACGAGGTGTATTTCCTGCACCTCGGCCTGACGCGGGATGCGGTACACGGCTGACCTGTGCGATACGGTGCACGGCTGACCTCTGCGATACGGTGCACGGCTGACCTGTGCGATACGGTATATTTTGACTCAGTACAAGTTTAGATCACCGCCTCGCGCCCTGCCCGAAGGAGTTGTCCCTTGCTGCCCCTGACCCACCAGATCCTCTTTGCCCTGTTCGCCCTGGTTGCCGGGGGCTTCGGCCTGTGGGGCTTCTACCGCCTGTACCGCCGCGTGGCCCGCGGGGCCGCCGCCAGCGAGGCCCGCTTCGACCGGCCCGCACAGCGCGTGCTGTCGGCGATCCGCGTCAGCCTCACGCAGGAGCGCACGTTCCGGCGGCGCACGGCCATCAGCGTGCTGCACTCGTTCATCTTCTACGGCTTCGTGTACTACCTGCTCGTGAACGTCGTGGACGGCCTGGAAGGGTACATCAACTTCCACATCGACTCGGAAGCCAATCCGCTGTTCGCGCTGTACAACGCCCTGGCCGACCTGCTCAGCGTCCTCGTGCTCGTCGGCGTGGTCTCGCTGGTCGTGCGCCGCCTGTTCCTGCCCAGCAGGCGCGACTTCCGCTTCACCGAGAAGACACTGCTTCACCCGCTGCTGAGGGCCAACTACATCCTGCGCGACTCGCTGATCGTGTCGGGGTTCATCATCTTCCACGTCGGCAGCCGCGTGCTCGGCAACGCCGCCAAGATGGCGCAGGAGGGCGGCGACGCCTTCCAGCCGTTCAGCACCGCCCTCGGCAGCGTCCTGTTCGGCGGCGCGTCCGAGGCCGTCACGCAGGGCTGGCGCATCTTCGGGTACTGGGGCGCGCTCGGCAGCGTCCTCGCGTTCCTGGCGTACTTCCCGTACACCAAGCACATCCACATCTTCATGGCCCCGCTGAACTACGCCCTCAAGCGCCCCGTCGGCAGCGGCGTCCTGCCGCCCATGAAGGGTCTTACCGAGGCGATGGAGGCCGAGGAGCCGAAGCTGGGGGTCGAGAAGCTGGAGGAGCTGGAGTGGCCGCGCCTGCTCGACGCGTACTCGTGCATCCAGTGCAACCGCTGCCAAGACGTGTGCCCGGCGAACGCCACCGGCAAGGCGCTGAGCCCGGCCGCGCTGGAGATCAACAAGCGCATGGAGCTCAACGTCATCGCGTCGCACCCCAGCCCCTTCACGCTGAAGCCCGCGGCCTTCGAGTCCGGCGCGAGCACCGCCCACCCACTGCTGGAGTACGCCATCAACGAGGAGTCCGTGTGGGCGTGCACCACCTGCGGCGCGTGCATGGAGGTCTGCCCGGTGCAGGACGAGCAGATGCTCGACATCATCGACATCCGCCGCCATCAGGTCATGGTCGCCGGCGAGTTCCCGCAGCAGCTCCAGACGGCGTTCCGCGGCATGGAGCGCGCCAGCAACCCCTGGGGCATCTCGCGCGACAAGCGCCTCGACTGGGCCGAGGGCCTGCGCGTGCCCACCATCGACGAGAACCCCACCCCCGACGTCGTGTACTGGGTGGGCTGCGCCGCCAGCTACGACCCCGGCGCGCAGAAGGTCGCCCGGAGCTTCGTGCAGCTCCTCGACAAGGCCGGCGTGAACTACGCCGTGCTCGGCAAGAAGGAGGCGTGCACCGGCGACGCCGCCCGCCGCAGCGGCAACGAGTTCCTGTACCAGACGCTCGCCCAGGAGAACGTCGAGACCCTCAACACCGTGAACCCCAAGCTGATCGTCGCCACGTGCCCGCACTGCATGAACGCCATCGGGCACGAGTACAAACAGCTCGGCGGGGACTACCGCACCATCCACCACACCGAGTACCTGGAGACGCTGGTGGCGGCCGGGAAGCTGCCCACCGCGCAGCTCGCGGAGCACGTCACGTACCACGACCCGTGCTACCTGGGCCGCCACAACGGCGTGTACGACGCCCCCCGCACCCTGATCACCCGCATGGCCGGCGAGGTGCTGGAGCTCGAGCGCAGCCGCGAGAACTCGTTCTGCTGCGGGGCGGGCGGCGCGCAGTTCTGGAAGGAGGAGGAGGAGGGCCGCGAGCGCGTCTCCGACAACCGCTTCCGCGAGATCCAGGCGCGCCTGGACGGCGCGAAGACCGCCAGCGCCGAGTACGAGCAGACCGGCAAGGTGCTCGCGGTCGGCTGCCCGTTCTGCAAGGCGATGATGAACTCCAGCCCCGAGAAGCAGTCCCGCGACGACATCGTCGTGAAGGACGTCGCGGAGCTCCTGCTGGAGAGCGTGCAGCGCGCCGATGGTACCTTCCGGACGCCCGCCGCCCAGCCGACCGGCCCCGTTCCCGACGCCACCCCGCTGGAACAGCCGGAGGTCGCCAGCGCGCCCAACGCCCAGGTGCCGATGGCCCGCACCGGCGACGCCCCCGCCGAGGGAGCCCCGGCGGCCGTGGTGGGGGAGACGAGCGCCGACGTCATCAACGCCCAGCCCGGCAGCCCCACCGCGAACGCCGACACGCAGCCCGAGCCGCAGGCCGCCCACCCGGAGGCCACTCCCCGCCGGGCGTGGAAGGCGAAAGCCGCGGCCGACGACGTGCAGCCGGGGCCTGTGCAGCCCGAGTCCGTGCCGGTGCCCGCGACGCCCGATCCTGCCCCGGCCCGCAAGAGCTGGAAGGCGAAGGGCGACGCGACGCCAGCGGGTGGGGCGGCCCAGACTCCCGAGGCTCCACCGGCCGATGACGTGCGCGCAGCTACGGCGCCGGCCACCGACGCCCCAGCGGAGGCCCCGGCCCGAAAGGCGTGGTCGCCTCGCGCGAAGGCGGACGACGTGAACCCCACGCCGGCACCGGCTCCGCAGGCCGACGCCGCTGCTTCCGAGGCCCCGGCCCGCAGGGCGTGGGCCCCGAAGGCGAAGGCGGACGACGTGGTGGCGGCCCCGGTGACGCCGGACAGCGCGGCTCAGCCGGTCACAGCAGAGCCCGCCCCGGACGCCGACACACCGGCCGCGACGGCTGCGCCCTCCACCGGGGAGCGCCGGAAGTGGACGCCGGGCGCGAAGGCCACGCCGACACCCGCCCCGGTCGAGGCCGCTCCAGCCCCAGAAGCTACCCCGGCAGTCGCACCGACCACCGACACGGCGGAGCCCGCCGCCCCCGGCGAGCGCCGGAAGTGGGCCCCGAAGGCCGCAGCTCCAGTGGCCGAGTCCCCCGCCGTCACGGAGGCGTCCGCGCCCGCTTCGAGCCCAAGCCCGGCCGTCCAGACGGCTCCGACCCCCGAGCCCGCCCCGGCCGCCGGCCCGTCCGGCCGCCCGAAGTGGACGCCGAGGGCCGCCGCTCCGGCTGCAAGTCCGGAGGCTCCTCCCGCCGAGACCGCCCCCGATGCAGCTCCGGACACGTCGCCCATCACCGAGCACGTGCACCTCGACCACGTGGGCGAGAACACGCTGGAGGAGGGCGAGCGCGCCACCAGCGAGCCCGGCACGGGCGGGCGCAAGAAGTGGGTGCCGAAGCAGAAGGGCTGAAGCGTGCGCGGCTCACGGTAGACTCGGCGAATGACCATTGCCATCGTCACCGACTCGACGAGTGACCTGAGCCCGCAACTGTGCGCCCAGTACGGGGTGGAGAGCGTGCCGCTGTACGTGCTGTTTGACGGCAAGATGCACAAGGACGGCCTGGAGATCACGCCCCCGGATCTGTTCGCGGGCCTGAAGGCGGGCAAGAAGACGCCCAGCACGTCCCAGCCGAGCCCGGCGGAGTTCGCGGCGGCGTACGGCCGGGCGCTCGGCAGCGCCGACCACGTGCTGAGCATCCACATCAGCGGGCAGCTGTCCGGCACGGTGGGCAGCGCCCGGCTGGCCGCGCAGGAGTTCGGCGGCAAGGTGACGGTCGTGGACACCCAGTCGGTGAGCATGGGCCTGGGCATGCGCGTGATCCGCGCGGCGGAACTCGCCCGCGCCGGCAAGGGTGTTGCTGACATCGTCACCGAACTCGAGCGTGCGCAGACGGTGGCCGATCTGCGCTTCACGGTGGACACCCTGGACTTCCTGCGCATCAACGGCCGCATCGGAGGCGCACAGGCGCTGCTGGGCGGCCTGCTGAACATCAAGCCGATCCTGGTCGTGCGGGGCGGCCGGGTGGAGTCGGGTGGGCGCGTGCGCGGGCACAAGAAGGCGGTGCAGGACCTCGTGGCCCACGTGCGGTCGTATGTCGTGCGTCACGGCCAGGTGCGCGTGGCCTTCCTGTACACCGTCGGTGGCGAGG from Deinococcus sp. AB2017081 encodes the following:
- a CDS encoding MoxR family ATPase, with protein sequence MSLTAAELQTYLSSLVTGDLKLSTMIWGPPGIGKSAVVAQVAAKYDFDFVDVRLSQLAPTDLRGLPVPEADGQGGGTSRWYPPEFLPRGGRGILFLDEVNMAPPTMQGMAQQLILDRRVGSYVLPDGWFVWAAGNRKEDRASVFDMPAPLANRFLHLTVRPDFDSWRAYALGRGLHEHVIAFLTFRPELLHRLDPQQPAWPSPRAWEMASRLHRAGLDAAPAIGEAAGAEFSAFVRLYEQLPDLGIVLEGRGGGLRLPDEPSVRYAAVVGLAARAATADEAYHAFTWLADTAGPEWLQLYVATLVSKFQAIGQLADLADLVARDERLAALVQGTLELTEGM
- a CDS encoding heterodisulfide reductase-related iron-sulfur binding cluster, which produces MLPLTHQILFALFALVAGGFGLWGFYRLYRRVARGAAASEARFDRPAQRVLSAIRVSLTQERTFRRRTAISVLHSFIFYGFVYYLLVNVVDGLEGYINFHIDSEANPLFALYNALADLLSVLVLVGVVSLVVRRLFLPSRRDFRFTEKTLLHPLLRANYILRDSLIVSGFIIFHVGSRVLGNAAKMAQEGGDAFQPFSTALGSVLFGGASEAVTQGWRIFGYWGALGSVLAFLAYFPYTKHIHIFMAPLNYALKRPVGSGVLPPMKGLTEAMEAEEPKLGVEKLEELEWPRLLDAYSCIQCNRCQDVCPANATGKALSPAALEINKRMELNVIASHPSPFTLKPAAFESGASTAHPLLEYAINEESVWACTTCGACMEVCPVQDEQMLDIIDIRRHQVMVAGEFPQQLQTAFRGMERASNPWGISRDKRLDWAEGLRVPTIDENPTPDVVYWVGCAASYDPGAQKVARSFVQLLDKAGVNYAVLGKKEACTGDAARRSGNEFLYQTLAQENVETLNTVNPKLIVATCPHCMNAIGHEYKQLGGDYRTIHHTEYLETLVAAGKLPTAQLAEHVTYHDPCYLGRHNGVYDAPRTLITRMAGEVLELERSRENSFCCGAGGAQFWKEEEEGRERVSDNRFREIQARLDGAKTASAEYEQTGKVLAVGCPFCKAMMNSSPEKQSRDDIVVKDVAELLLESVQRADGTFRTPAAQPTGPVPDATPLEQPEVASAPNAQVPMARTGDAPAEGAPAAVVGETSADVINAQPGSPTANADTQPEPQAAHPEATPRRAWKAKAAADDVQPGPVQPESVPVPATPDPAPARKSWKAKGDATPAGGAAQTPEAPPADDVRAATAPATDAPAEAPARKAWSPRAKADDVNPTPAPAPQADAAASEAPARRAWAPKAKADDVVAAPVTPDSAAQPVTAEPAPDADTPAATAAPSTGERRKWTPGAKATPTPAPVEAAPAPEATPAVAPTTDTAEPAAPGERRKWAPKAAAPVAESPAVTEASAPASSPSPAVQTAPTPEPAPAAGPSGRPKWTPRAAAPAASPEAPPAETAPDAAPDTSPITEHVHLDHVGENTLEEGERATSEPGTGGRKKWVPKQKG
- a CDS encoding DegV family protein, with product MTIAIVTDSTSDLSPQLCAQYGVESVPLYVLFDGKMHKDGLEITPPDLFAGLKAGKKTPSTSQPSPAEFAAAYGRALGSADHVLSIHISGQLSGTVGSARLAAQEFGGKVTVVDTQSVSMGLGMRVIRAAELARAGKGVADIVTELERAQTVADLRFTVDTLDFLRINGRIGGAQALLGGLLNIKPILVVRGGRVESGGRVRGHKKAVQDLVAHVRSYVVRHGQVRVAFLYTVGGEAFLQEVRADLAGATFEDLGDHAIGAVVATHAGPGAMGVALEPVSI